One segment of Streptosporangium brasiliense DNA contains the following:
- a CDS encoding N-acyl-D-amino-acid deacylase family protein: MTHFDLLLRGGLVVDGTAGPDASRHADVGVAAGRLTLLPPGAPATARESADLSGLVLAPGFIDVHTHSDGVTLIDGELGGDMVRAAVLQGVTTEICGNCGSSLFPALPERLAAMRAESRVYFGGDVGMHEGFAEFAAAHAAVPRANHLASLVGHGTLRAGVIGPVDRAATPGELETMCALLDRALSQGAAGLSTGLIYTPGTYASTDEVVALAAVAARYGKPYVTHLRDEMSRVEEALEEAVEIARRSGAPLHVSHHKTAGKYAWGRTRRTLPRIAALRAEGMDVTCDVYPYTAGSTALGAMLPPWASDGGISALTARLADPGQRDLMRRAITEGVPGWENTVGNGGWDRISIACAPRHPETEGHTVAELAAARGQDPLDLAAALLVAEQGEVTIISHSMIEDDVRRVLAAPYSMIGSDGVPKPGGRPHPRWAGTFPRVLGRYVRELGLLSLETAVHKMTGMAAARFGLAGRGVIKDGAHADLVVFDPGSIADGATFADPLVPPAGIHRVIVAGETVIRDGAETGVRPGAVLAT; the protein is encoded by the coding sequence GTGACCCACTTCGACCTGCTGCTCCGGGGCGGCCTGGTGGTCGACGGCACGGCCGGACCGGATGCCTCCCGGCACGCCGACGTCGGGGTGGCCGCCGGCCGCCTCACCCTGCTGCCGCCGGGGGCCCCCGCCACCGCGCGCGAGAGCGCGGACCTGTCCGGCCTGGTCCTCGCCCCCGGGTTCATCGACGTGCACACCCACTCCGACGGCGTCACCCTGATCGACGGGGAGCTGGGCGGCGACATGGTCCGGGCCGCCGTCCTGCAGGGGGTCACCACGGAGATCTGCGGCAACTGCGGCTCCAGCCTCTTTCCCGCGCTGCCGGAACGGCTGGCCGCCATGCGCGCGGAGAGCCGGGTCTACTTCGGCGGCGACGTCGGGATGCACGAGGGCTTCGCCGAGTTCGCCGCCGCCCACGCCGCCGTGCCCCGCGCCAACCACCTCGCCTCCCTGGTCGGGCACGGCACGCTCCGCGCCGGAGTGATCGGCCCCGTCGACCGGGCCGCCACCCCCGGTGAGCTGGAGACCATGTGCGCGCTGCTCGACCGGGCGCTGTCGCAGGGCGCGGCGGGGCTCTCCACCGGGCTCATCTACACTCCCGGCACCTACGCGAGCACCGACGAGGTCGTCGCGCTGGCGGCCGTCGCCGCCCGGTACGGCAAGCCGTACGTCACCCACCTCCGCGACGAGATGTCGCGCGTGGAGGAGGCGCTGGAGGAGGCCGTCGAGATCGCCCGCAGGAGCGGCGCCCCGCTGCACGTCTCCCACCACAAGACGGCCGGCAAGTACGCCTGGGGACGCACCCGGCGCACCCTGCCCAGGATCGCCGCCCTGCGCGCCGAGGGCATGGACGTGACGTGCGACGTCTACCCCTACACCGCGGGGAGCACGGCGCTGGGCGCGATGCTCCCGCCCTGGGCCTCCGACGGCGGCATCTCCGCGCTGACGGCGCGGCTGGCCGACCCCGGCCAGCGCGACCTGATGCGGCGGGCCATCACCGAGGGCGTCCCCGGCTGGGAGAACACCGTCGGCAACGGCGGCTGGGACCGCATCTCGATCGCCTGCGCGCCACGCCACCCCGAGACGGAGGGCCACACGGTCGCCGAGCTGGCCGCCGCCCGCGGCCAGGACCCCCTCGACCTGGCCGCCGCCCTGCTCGTCGCCGAGCAGGGCGAGGTCACGATCATCAGCCATTCCATGATCGAGGACGACGTGCGGCGGGTGCTGGCCGCGCCGTACTCGATGATCGGCTCCGACGGCGTGCCCAAACCCGGCGGCCGGCCGCACCCCCGCTGGGCGGGCACGTTCCCGCGCGTGCTCGGCCGCTACGTCCGGGAGCTGGGGCTGCTGAGCCTGGAGACGGCGGTGCACAAGATGACGGGCATGGCCGCGGCCAGGTTCGGGCTGGCGGGACGCGGTGTGATCAAGGACGGCGCCCACGCCGACCTGGTCGTCTTCGACCCCGGCTCGATCGCCGACGGCGCCACTTTCGCCGACCCGCTGGTCCCCCCGGCGGGGATCCACCGGGTGATCGTCGCCGGTGAGACGGTGATCAGGGACGGGGCCGAGACCGGCGTCCGGCCCGGGGCGGTGCTGGCCACGTGA
- a CDS encoding serine hydrolase, which produces MTELDAACEGGACTVAVSVPGLISLDEDTELTLASTGKLLLLAVVARALAAGELDPAEVVEIQEDDRCGGSGLLGVLSARRWTVGDLAVLTASVSDNTATNALLRRLGLDRVAEGAAGLGFARTRILDRIREPRLPSHPPTFAVGTAGELARFAAGLDGRQEWTRLLLGWMAHNTDRSLVPALLPHEPEDRRIPGAVPAGTVWVANKTGTDTGVRADVGVMIGPGGRIGYAVLANGPAGSEHALVTRARQAGLAIGRLAGLPDGVADLAT; this is translated from the coding sequence ATGACAGAGCTCGACGCGGCGTGCGAGGGCGGCGCCTGCACGGTGGCCGTGTCGGTGCCGGGACTGATCTCCCTCGACGAGGACACCGAGCTGACCCTGGCGAGCACCGGCAAGCTGCTGCTGCTGGCCGTGGTGGCCCGGGCGCTCGCCGCGGGGGAGCTCGACCCCGCCGAGGTCGTGGAGATCCAGGAGGACGACCGCTGCGGCGGCTCCGGCCTGCTCGGCGTCCTGTCCGCCCGCCGCTGGACCGTCGGGGACCTCGCCGTGCTCACCGCGTCGGTCAGCGACAACACCGCGACCAACGCGCTGCTGCGCCGGCTCGGCCTGGACCGGGTGGCCGAGGGCGCCGCCGGGCTCGGCTTCGCGCGGACGCGGATCCTCGACCGGATCCGCGAGCCGCGCCTGCCCTCCCATCCGCCCACCTTCGCCGTCGGCACGGCGGGGGAGCTGGCGCGGTTCGCGGCCGGGCTCGACGGCAGGCAGGAGTGGACCCGGCTGCTGCTGGGCTGGATGGCGCACAACACCGACCGGAGCCTGGTCCCCGCCCTGCTGCCGCACGAGCCGGAGGACCGGCGGATCCCCGGGGCCGTCCCCGCCGGGACGGTCTGGGTGGCCAACAAGACCGGCACCGACACCGGTGTGCGGGCCGACGTCGGGGTGATGATCGGCCCCGGCGGCCGGATCGGCTACGCCGTGCTGGCCAACGGTCCCGCCGGCAGCGAGCACGCCCTGGTCACCCGGGCCCGCCAGGCCGGACTGGCCATCGGTCGCCTGGCCGGCCTGCCCGACGGCGTGGCGGATCTCGCCACCTGA
- a CDS encoding phytase, whose translation MPATGQSIPSADPELETPALFDDEAGGNANGDDPAIWVHPSRSDRSLVITTAKEGGLYVYDLDGEQLQHLPAPSAPGPDDETGRFNNVDVTYGFGGRDLAVVSDRGRDQLRIYAVAQGQLTDVTDPAAPFVFNTTQQQVNDAETAYGLTTWKDSTGTYALVSRRHRSSVGLVKLLPKPGGKVGYQLVRTLDLPASFTLPNGQSWTPCDEPGRQPQVEGMVVDQQTDVLYAAQEDVGIWRMRADLTGTPVLLDKVREYGVPATYDPVADECVPGADPGYGGRHLAADAEGLTIYYRDGQKGYLLASSQGDNTFAAYRKEGANTYLGQFRVGSHDGVDGVEHSDGSTVLNVPLGDFEEGLFITHDGANTPAVPDRENTNFKFVGWENIADGLDLDVDTDGWDPRD comes from the coding sequence GTGCCGGCCACAGGGCAGAGCATCCCGTCGGCGGACCCGGAGCTGGAGACCCCCGCCCTGTTCGACGACGAGGCGGGCGGCAACGCCAACGGTGACGACCCGGCCATCTGGGTCCACCCGTCCAGGTCCGACAGGAGCCTGGTGATCACGACGGCCAAGGAGGGAGGTCTCTACGTCTACGACCTCGACGGCGAGCAGCTCCAGCATCTCCCCGCGCCCTCGGCGCCGGGACCCGACGACGAGACCGGGCGCTTCAACAACGTCGACGTCACCTACGGCTTCGGCGGGCGGGACCTGGCGGTCGTCTCCGACCGCGGCCGCGACCAGCTCCGGATCTACGCCGTCGCCCAGGGGCAGCTGACCGACGTGACCGACCCGGCGGCGCCGTTCGTGTTCAACACCACCCAGCAGCAGGTCAACGACGCGGAGACGGCCTACGGCCTGACCACCTGGAAGGACTCCACCGGCACCTACGCGCTGGTCAGCCGCCGGCACAGGTCCTCGGTCGGCCTGGTCAAGCTCCTCCCCAAGCCGGGCGGCAAGGTCGGATACCAGCTCGTCAGGACGCTGGACCTGCCCGCGTCCTTCACCCTGCCCAACGGGCAGAGCTGGACCCCCTGCGACGAGCCGGGCAGGCAGCCGCAGGTCGAGGGCATGGTCGTGGACCAGCAGACCGACGTGCTCTACGCGGCCCAGGAGGACGTCGGCATCTGGCGGATGCGGGCCGACCTCACCGGGACGCCGGTGCTCCTGGACAAGGTCCGCGAGTACGGCGTGCCCGCCACCTATGATCCGGTGGCCGATGAGTGCGTCCCCGGTGCGGACCCCGGCTACGGCGGTCGGCACCTGGCGGCCGACGCCGAGGGCCTCACGATCTACTACCGGGACGGCCAGAAAGGCTACCTCCTGGCCTCCAGCCAGGGTGACAACACCTTCGCCGCCTACCGCAAGGAAGGCGCCAACACCTATCTCGGGCAGTTCCGCGTCGGGTCGCACGACGGCGTCGACGGCGTCGAGCACAGCGACGGCTCGACCGTGCTGAACGTCCCGCTGGGCGACTTCGAGGAGGGCCTGTTCATCACGCACGACGGCGCCAACACGCCGGCCGTGCCCGACCGGGAGAACACGAACTTCAAGTTCGTCGGCTGGGAGAACATCGCCGACGGGCTCGACCTGGACGTCGACACCGACGGCTGGGACCCGCGCGACTGA
- a CDS encoding ABC transporter substrate-binding protein: MRRTRKIIPAALLALAVAACAPSTGAGAPPGTAAATPLPGPSVDADFDLDALVTAAKKEGSLLVYDSSGDIEEVAKAFTEKYGIAMEGVKSDTPQTAEKMTREHAADNVTIDAAMHEDGGVLVGQLIPQDVARTWVPADLKDQIPQENHSPLLALSKATVFAYNTKLSPGGCPVKNVWDLTEPEWAGKLVMQDPLGKPTVLSFFTQLDAHGNQALEQAYQAKYGKALETGEKSAAYEWIKRVAGNRPVLTGSDEDISGAVGAPGATDKKIGFMSISKFRNNEDKGYAQSTCAAMTPFAGFSYPKYVAVATKSRHPNAAKLYVHFIMTEEGVKHEIGEGGVSGNATVKPLVTPPGLDDWQARLFHTDPKGLLGDLQNRQTVSDFWRVNHG, from the coding sequence GTGAGGCGTACCCGGAAGATCATCCCTGCGGCGCTGCTGGCACTGGCCGTCGCCGCGTGCGCGCCCTCCACGGGCGCCGGTGCCCCGCCCGGGACGGCGGCGGCCACGCCGCTGCCCGGCCCCTCGGTCGACGCGGACTTCGACCTCGACGCGCTGGTCACGGCCGCCAAGAAGGAGGGCAGCCTGCTGGTCTACGACTCCAGCGGCGACATCGAGGAGGTGGCCAAGGCGTTCACCGAGAAGTACGGCATCGCGATGGAGGGGGTGAAGTCCGACACCCCGCAGACGGCCGAGAAGATGACCAGGGAACACGCCGCCGACAACGTGACGATCGACGCGGCGATGCACGAGGACGGCGGGGTGCTGGTGGGCCAGCTCATCCCGCAGGACGTGGCGCGGACCTGGGTGCCCGCCGACCTGAAGGACCAGATCCCGCAGGAGAACCACAGCCCGCTGCTGGCGCTGTCGAAGGCCACCGTCTTCGCCTACAACACCAAGCTCTCCCCCGGCGGGTGCCCGGTGAAGAACGTGTGGGACCTGACCGAGCCGGAGTGGGCCGGCAAGCTGGTGATGCAGGATCCGCTGGGCAAACCGACCGTGCTGTCGTTCTTCACCCAGCTCGACGCCCACGGCAACCAGGCGCTGGAACAGGCCTACCAGGCGAAGTACGGCAAGGCGCTGGAGACCGGGGAGAAGAGCGCCGCCTACGAGTGGATCAAGCGGGTGGCGGGCAACAGGCCGGTGCTGACCGGATCCGACGAGGACATCTCCGGCGCGGTGGGCGCGCCGGGCGCCACCGACAAGAAGATCGGTTTCATGTCGATCTCGAAGTTCCGCAACAACGAGGACAAGGGGTACGCCCAGTCGACGTGCGCGGCGATGACGCCGTTCGCCGGCTTCAGCTATCCCAAGTATGTCGCGGTCGCCACCAAGAGCAGGCACCCCAACGCGGCCAAGCTGTACGTCCACTTCATCATGACCGAGGAGGGCGTCAAGCACGAGATCGGCGAGGGCGGCGTCTCCGGCAACGCCACGGTCAAGCCGCTGGTCACCCCGCCCGGGCTGGACGACTGGCAGGCCCGGCTCTTCCACACCGACCCCAAGGGACTGCTCGGCGACCTCCAGAACCGCCAGACGGTCTCCGACTTCTGGCGCGTCAACCACGGATGA
- a CDS encoding GntR family transcriptional regulator — protein MTVTRLDIDLDRSSPVPLYFQVAERIAEAIQAGELLPGARLDNEIQLADHLGLSRPTVRQAIQYLVDKGLVVRKRGVGTQVVHGQVKRAVELTSLYDDLRRAGQEPVTRVLSIGTVAAEEDVAGALGLPPGTAVLRLERLRYALGEPLALLHNWLPVGPAPLSAEALEGRGLYELLRATGVRMRVANQRIGARAATPAEARLLQERRSCPLLTMVRTAYDDQGRAVEHGSHVYRASHYSLEVTLVER, from the coding sequence GTGACTGTGACGAGATTGGACATCGACCTCGACAGGTCGAGCCCCGTGCCCCTCTACTTCCAGGTGGCCGAGCGGATCGCCGAGGCGATCCAGGCCGGTGAGCTGCTCCCGGGAGCCCGGCTCGACAACGAGATCCAGCTCGCCGACCACCTGGGGCTCTCGCGCCCGACCGTCCGCCAGGCCATCCAGTACCTCGTCGACAAGGGGCTGGTGGTCCGCAAGCGTGGCGTCGGCACGCAGGTCGTGCACGGCCAGGTCAAGCGGGCCGTCGAACTCACCAGCCTCTACGACGACCTGCGCAGGGCGGGGCAGGAGCCGGTCACCCGGGTGCTGTCCATCGGCACGGTCGCGGCCGAAGAGGACGTCGCCGGCGCCCTGGGTCTCCCGCCGGGCACCGCGGTGCTCCGGCTGGAGCGGCTCAGATACGCGCTGGGGGAACCGCTGGCCCTGCTGCACAACTGGCTGCCGGTCGGGCCGGCCCCCCTGTCGGCCGAGGCGTTGGAGGGACGGGGACTCTACGAGCTGCTCCGCGCGACGGGCGTCCGCATGCGGGTCGCCAACCAGCGGATCGGCGCCCGCGCCGCCACCCCGGCGGAGGCCCGGCTGCTGCAGGAGCGCCGTTCCTGCCCCCTGCTCACGATGGTCCGCACGGCCTATGACGACCAGGGCAGGGCCGTGGAGCACGGCTCCCACGTCTATCGCGCCTCCCACTACTCCCTGGAGGTCACCCTCGTGGAGCGCTGA